CTGTGCTTTCTTTTTACTGAACGTCATCTATTAGGAATATCAGCTACTCTCtttgatttacttttatttaagtgaagaattcaatagaaaaaatgacatcatcttaaattttttttcttcttttttttttttagttgttgatagacatttatttcatttatttatatgtggtgctgagaactgaacccagtgcctcacacatgccaggcaagtgcactaccgctgagccccagccccagccctgacatcattttttaaattacataaagtaCACTCAAATTAGGAAAAGTTAAATTTTTGTGATAAAATCATGTTCATGTTAAACATCTGAATCAGTTTGAATTCAAGTGTATTCGTGAAAAGTATCCTCTGAAAGTTACTCAAGATTGCTTTAGGTCCCCCTTActtgaatgtgttttcttttttcattataatttccattttattttttatttttccctgagGATAGCTTTTCTTCACTCCTTCAGGACCTTACATGGGCTTTGGTGGAAGTTATGGGGCAGCCCCAGCAGGTATAAATCATCTGGGTGGGGGTGTTCTGTCCTTCCAGGCTTCGCAAGATTAGGAAATCACCTTGCTGTGAATGGTACAACTGGCACAGTAATGCAGTTTAACAAAGAGCTTGGGAAGCATGTAAGCATTAAAAACACTCTCCAGAAATGCCCTTGATGGCTGCAGCTTCTACAATGATGTTTTGAATGAGGAACTTTTTAATGGCCTTGTCCTGAGGTACGCACTGGGTACAGTTCATACAATGAATAGGGTGCACAGGCCTTTTTTGGCACAAACATTATtccttccctatttttttttttgttcatcttGAAAGCAAGAACCAAAGAGAGcttgaatgtatttttatatatagacttaccttaattttattgtgcatgctttttaaaaatagtaatgtttctcattctgttttttagaatcataaaaagaaaaaaataaagcaacaactggaaaaaagaaaaaaagattaaaatttcgACAAAAACCTGACTAGGTAGGTATGCCATGGGGGTACACTCTGGATTTTGGTATTTTAGAATTtgattcattaaaaagaaatatttaaggcTGGGGcagaggctcagtggcagagctcttgcctaacatgtgtgagacactgggttagatcctcagcaccacataaaaataaatacataaaataaaggtattatgtgcatctacaactaaaaatatttttaaaaagaaatatttagaaaatatatagttAGTAcacatacatttcaaaataattttaagactactgattttttaaaattatattttaaatatctgtacTTCCAGAAGCTCTTTGGTATGTACCCCTTTGATTAGTAATTAGTTTTCATCCCTTTGGGTGTCTTGCATAAATATCACTCAATTAGCATAATCATTGTTGAGTTCCCACATTGGACCTAATGTGAAGAAGTACCTAACAGAATATGGCAAAAGGTACTTGTTCAGTAGACATTTGATCTTTGTACTGTAAGATATACTCTGGTAGTCTATGAGTCAACATGTTGAAGAGGTAACAAGAAAGGTACTGTATAATTATTAGCACTTAGATTTCACCATGAGTTTTCATATGTTGCTTTTATGGAATTAGAACATACATCCAATCACTGGTTAGCTATTCAAGATTTACTTCCTTAATAATCTGTTATATTGATAATCAGTTAGCTGTCATCAACTTAAGTGTCTGTAGCAATGCAAGTACAATATGGTAAATGCCTGAAAAAACttgacatttttctctcttccatatTCTGGGGTTCAGTCTAATTCTGACCCAGACCTctacttataaataaaaaatacagcttATTTAGGCCTGTTATCTctgtgtctcaggaggctgaggcaggaggatcacaaattcaaagctagcctcagcaacttagcaaagccccaagcaacttagcaagaccttgtctccaaaataaaatataaaaagggctgggaaagtggctcagtggtaaagaacccctgagttaaatccctggtaccaaaaaaaaagttgatgcaGCTTTCCCTCCTCAATACTTATTGAATTTTTACATCCCTGAGGAGCAAATTTCAAACCTCAAATCAATTTCATACAATTTGTCTCTCATTTGGAACTCTCCAAATTGGAAGCTACTATGATCACACATTTGAGTGGCATTTCTGTTCTAGGCTCTCTCCCCTAGAATAGGGTCACAACTGAACCAAATTATAGGACCATCTGCTAGTTGGTTTACTCATGGCATTCAGCCATTTTCCTGGCACAGGCAAAAGATTTGAGAAAAACAAGACCTGTTTTTCCCCATATGCAAAAAGTgttatttcttctgctattctATGTCAATTAATGAGTGTAAATCAACAGAAGCTAAATTAGAAGACCTCATATTTCAGAGAAATGTGCTATAAAGTTGATTTCAGTTTCAGGTTTAACTGTTTCCCCaccactttttcatatattttcaggtTCTCTTGGTTACAAATTCCTCCCTGTCTGGTGCTGCAACAATGAGTGGGAAATCCCTCCTCTTAAAGGTCATTCTCTTGGGTGATGGTGGAGTGGGGAAAAGCTCGCTTATGAACCGTTATGTAACCAATAAGTTTGACTCCCAGGCTTTTCACACCATAGGGGTAGAGTTCTTAAATCGAGATCTGGAGGTAGATGGACGCTTTGTAACCCTCCAGATCTGGGACACTGCAGGGCAGGAACGGTTCAAGAGCCTTAGAACACCGTTCTACAGGGGAGCAGACTGCTGCCTCTTGACCTTCAGTGTGGATGACCGGCAGAGCTTTGAAAACCTTGGTAACTGGCAAAAAGAATTCATCTACTATGCAGATGTGAAGGACCCTGAGCACTTCCCCTTTGTAGTTCTGGGTAACAAGGTAGACAAAGAGGATAGGCAGGTAACTACTGAGGAAGCACAAGCCTGGTGCATGGAGAATGGGGATTACCCTTATTTAGAAACAAGTGCCAAAGATGATACTAATGTGACAGTGGCCTTTGAAGAAGCTGTCAGGCAAGTCCTGGCTGTAGAGGAACAGCTGGAGCATTGCATGTTAGGTCACACCATTGACTTGAACAGTGGCTCCAAAGCAGGTTCTTCATGCTGTTAAAAAAGTATGCCCTAAATTGGTCAATCAGTAGTGTAAGAATTACTGTGCCCCTctaagtgtgcacacacacacaagagggTAAGAGGTAAGGTTCTGATTGGAAATCAGAACCTTTCAAATTGAAGTTAtagagtgattttaaaaaaaaaagctttattgagCCAAGTGTATTTTGCGTGATTTCTGCTATTTTCCCTTCCTGTGTGTCTCAGGACACTTCAGAGAGTTTTAGTCCTgagagatttaaatatttttaaaaatcacagtttaAACCTAGAGCCCAGCCGCATGAAGGAGTTAAAGAGCTACAGTTATCCCTTAAGGCGTTCCATTAATCAACTAGCAAATGTCACCATCAGACTCCTGCCAAATAGTTTGACATTTCTGCCAAAggggaaaacacaaacaaactCTGAGCTATGTtatgataaaagaatatacaaataagAATTTCTAAGCTTGAATTATAAAGAGATTATGATGATTAGGAATATAAAAGTTTAAGATGTACACTGATTTGTTTAAGTCCTTATATATGGTTTACTCCTATCTgagcttttcaaaaaaaaataccatctcTATATGAGATTCTAATGATACTGGAAATTAATTGCAATCCTGTGATCTAAAGTTACAGGATACTAGTGAATGGATTATGCTAAAATATTCCAATCACCCATGCAAATAAATGGTTGATCTGCTTTTTCTTCGTAAGTCTACTGTTGCTACATAGAGATGTTGCTTCTCTGACAACCTCTTTTCAATTTAGCAGTGCTGCTTAGTATATGGCTTTGGGTGCAGTGTTCCCTGTTCATAATTTAGATGGTCCTTTGGTTCACCATGCTGGCTTAAGGAGAAGGCTTCAGAAAAGTTTGGGAGATAACAGGCTTTTCTCACCAGGTTTGAGTCAAGACTCAAATAAATTTAGTAGAGAAGAAGGAACTGATTTCTTATATGTAGTACTGTATGTTTGGCCAGCCAATCTAGGACATTGAAGGTGACAAAAGAACAGATTTTAATGTTGTGTTGGAATGAATTTCTTATAACTAGAGTTGCCCAACAGTGGAATAGATTGCCTTAATAGCGAACTCCCTTCCAGTGAAAATACTCACTGGATGATCATCtgttaaaatactataaaaagaatTTCTGTATTGGCTACATGTTTAGCATAAGGTCTTTTCCAGCTCTAAGTTCTGTGAATTTATAAACCATGTCAGTGCCAtgttgtggatacatttatctgaAGATAACAACTAAGACTGCAGAGAGGgactttaaaaattctcaaaccaTTCTGTGATCAGCTTTTAACGGCAACTACATAGCTTTTTGCTTTTGCACTATAACAGGAAAAATCCTTAAGCTCTTATACAAACTGCCTAAAGAtagcatattaaaaatgaaaatggtttgaCAATTTTTATTACCATGACTGCCAATTGTATACTGTATTATGAGCATGCAGTCTGGTTCTTGTTGGTTGATCTGTTCATCCTGCATAGTTTTAATCTGTACTTAAAACATCTATGATAATAATCATGACCCAGTGTAGTAAGGGACAGTTAGAAAGGACCCTCAAAAGAGGGAACTTTCACAGGTATACAGCCTAGAACTCTCCATTGTAGCCACATATGGAATCAGCCTTACATGTGGGACCTTATGTGCTTTAAGAGCTCTGGGACTTTTTGGCCACATAGACAAGAGGAGACAGTTTCTCAACTCAGTCAAACTCAGTATTTCCAATTCATATATAGTCCTGATCCCATTGTCCAATTAACTTTGATGCCAGAAGTCAAAGCCAGAACTGGGACCCCACAGCTCTTAAGTATTGGTTCCTATCCTGCCTATGCCTATAGTGAGCCACACTGGTTTTCCAAGTCCTATGATCCTTTTGCTACAATCATGTTAGAGTGAAATCTGTATGTCAGAACTGTTAAATGCTAAGTATTTTTAAGTGCATGAGACCTGGGGCCTTCTCTTTCTACTTGCACTCTGCTTATAATAGTTTCTATTTGTAGATCTCAGGCCTTCATAAAGACCTCCATCAATTCACAAAATTACTTGTCTTGTAGAGTGGCATGTGGTCATTTGAGTAAAAAGTTACATGGGTACTTAATTCATAGGTATCCTGTTCATCCAAGACAACTGTTAATTTTATCAGCAGGTCAACTGAAGCCCCTTTCTTCTTAGCCATACCATGTTTTTCTGCCAAATTACTACACGATATCTGAACAAAAGTACTTAATGTTAAGTTACAAAAACAGTGGCATTTTGGTATCACTCAGTGGGTGCTGGCATATAGTTTAGGTAAGATTAAAACACCAAAGGCTGACGTCTGTGTGTACCAGGAACTGTGCATATAGGTTTAGAATTTGACTGTGTACCCTAGAATGTGCAGTGCAATATTTTCAATATGTGTTTTTTAATGAACACTAGAtttttggaataatatatttctaattagAAGTATAGTGTTTTTCAATGGTCCATTAAAACATCatgcagaatatttattttattgtcgTGTATTGGCTAACTTTCAGGGGGCCTCAGATTCCATATGTCTTCAGTGGATTGACAAATTTCAGGTTCATTTGTGCCTGCCTCAGCCATCTCTACATTATCTGAGGTATTCTACAATCTCTTGTTGCAGGTGCTgctaaaaaatctcaaaattgtgtatcagatattttctttcaattgtaTAAATTCATCTGTGtgaataaaagtgaataaaagtgCATTTTACATAACCAATATACGATGTttatgtttctttccttcctcattttGAGGGATTTGTGGGTGTGGCAAATAGTACTTGTCCATCAAATCACTTTTTTCCCCAGATGTACCTGATGTGTCCTCCAGATCATATTTCATGTGATAAATGCCAAGCAGCTCTACCTAGTAATCAGGCAGATACTGCTGTATTGATTGGGAAGCAAACTCAAAAGATTGTGGTGGGgagcttccttttattttataccaCTTTCTAATGCATGCAGTATATTAGGAGTAGAAATCAGATCTTAACTATTTCTTTAGTAcaatttaaaattagtgttaaaatatcataaatagaaacaaaaaatatgaatattccttttatattcttgaCTGGTGAATTGTCCAGAtcttagaaaaatatgaaaatataggtgaaacaaatcagaaaacaaagGCTAATTTTGGTAAATATTCTTATCTCTTGACTCTCACATAACAGACATTAAAGATACACCAGCATTTGGGCctgaggttgtaactcagtggtagagtgcttgcctagtacgtgtgaggcaccaggttcaatcctcagcaccacataataaacaaacaaataaataaataaataaataaataaataaataaatgtattttaaaatgtattctttaagttatagatggacacaatacttttatttttatgtggtgctgtggatccaacccagtgcctcacgtgtgccaagcgtgtgctctacccctgagccacagccacagcccccccaaaaaatactttaaaaaaaagatacactagCATCACATGGCTTGGATATTCATGATGGTGACCTTTTAATAATCTCTCCATTGCATATAATTTCATCATATTGATTCTATCTGCCATTTATTTATCCCTCTTTCCCCCTTTATCTACTATTGCCTATTGGAACTTTGGACAATTAatgtcagaaggaaaaaaattatttttaccatGTTAATTTCACACCATGCTTCAAATACAGTACCTCAAATCCTTTAGATTACCTTATAATAATGCAACTTTCAGGCTATAGAAGGTCATAAATTTACAGCACCCTAAAAAAGATTTACTCAGGCTGAtgatgtagctcaaaggtaaaACATTTGCCTTGaaatgcatgaagccctgggtctgatccccagcattgcaatggaaaaaagtattttctcattCATGATTGATATTATCAAACCAGAAAGGTGGATTTCTGTCATTGTTGTATTTCTGCCTGATTCATCACCCAATAGGAAATCCCTTCTTGGCATCTTAAGAAATAGAATGGAGTATGATTTAGGAGGGGGAATAGTTTGCCTGTGGTGCTTCTAGAAAATGGGGGGTATAGAGTACATGGTTTCTCTTCTATTCTATAATCAAATTCTCAAAATGTACTGGAAAATTGAGGAATTCGCTTGAATAATTTCAGGAAGGAAGTTGAGGTGGGCATctctactttcattttatttatccagaGTCATCCCTATGGCATTTTTTAACCTCAGTGATCCATACAATTTCACTTCTTTCATCCAGACATTTCACTTCTTTCCTTACCATGGAGATGTATCATTAATTATAGTGGAGTGATTTTTCTCACACTTAATTTTAGGGAAGGTAAACTATGATACCCTTAGTACaaactgctataacaaaatgccacataATAGATGGCttataaagaacagaattttatttctcatgattctgaAGGTTGGGGACTTCAACATCAAGATGCTGGCAGATTCATTGTCTGGTAAGGGCCTGATTTCTGGCTCATAAATGGCACCTTCTCACTGTGTGGAGGAGACAAGGAGTCCCTCTGGGGCCTCTTTTATAAAAGCACTAGTCCCATTTATGGAGGCTATGCCCTCATCACCTTATTACCTCCCCAAAAGATCCACATCCTAATACTACCATCACCTTAGGAgttatgatttcaaaatatatatttgtgtgtggggggggaacaTTCATGTCATAGCAAAATGTTAATATGTGAGTGAGTTTTGGTATATTCACTAATATTCCCCTTTTCCAAGatgatctcttttattttctcaagtttcCCACACTAACAGAATCCACATTATTTAGTCTTTTTAACAGAAGGAAGGGATAATGACAGAATCTGGGcaagtttacaaaataaaataaaaattattaaaagtctTCTTATTGATGTGCTTACAAAATCTGATGACCAATTATCTgccttttattttgctttgtggtggtggtggtgatattcatgtaatgttttcttggatttttttttcagagaataaaGGGTTACTTAGTGTTTTCCTAGtgagaaaaaaagcattttcacaGCTCAAGATGAGAGTTATCACCTTTTGTCGTGTAGGAAATGCTGCAGTGATCTGTGTGTCTTCATAAATCTCTTTGTCTTCtccaagaaaacacagagaattATGATTCAGCCATAGATGAATGACTTTTTAAACAGTGGGCTTTATGTGTGTGAACATGTGTATTTTAGGTAATCTGTCGGTTCCTTTCTAGCTCTGTAAACTATGGGTAAATGTGCAATGAGTCTCACTATAgcatttttgaattttaaccAGACCTGCCAAGCTGTGCTGCTTCCATGGAATTGataaaaaggaattagaaaatgtTGCCTTAATGAAAGAAATAGCTCTTAATTCCACATTAGCTCTATCGATTAGAATAAAAATGCAAGTCATGCCTTCCTGTGGTTCATGCGTGAGCAAGCAAAAAACAGGCTCatatcttctcttttcccttaCATTGTTCCTGGCTGCTTCAGAAAAAGCATATATTCAGGGGTGTGTTCTGTAATATATCACTCAAAAGTCTGCTGATTGATGAACAC
This window of the Urocitellus parryii isolate mUroPar1 chromosome X, mUroPar1.hap1, whole genome shotgun sequence genome carries:
- the Rab9b gene encoding ras-related protein Rab-9B encodes the protein MSGKSLLLKVILLGDGGVGKSSLMNRYVTNKFDSQAFHTIGVEFLNRDLEVDGRFVTLQIWDTAGQERFKSLRTPFYRGADCCLLTFSVDDRQSFENLGNWQKEFIYYADVKDPEHFPFVVLGNKVDKEDRQVTTEEAQAWCMENGDYPYLETSAKDDTNVTVAFEEAVRQVLAVEEQLEHCMLGHTIDLNSGSKAGSSCC